In the genome of Bradyrhizobium arachidis, one region contains:
- a CDS encoding flagellar hook protein FlgE produces MSLYGVMRTGVSGMGAQSNKLSTVSDNIANVNTTGYKRASTEFSSLILKSGSGNYDSGAVETTVRYAISDAGHTQFTTSTTDLAVQGNGFFVVSNANNTQQYLTRAGSFVPDSQGNLVNAAGYYLLGQPGNVTNFSQNSLSGMQIVNIAQVSQVPVPSTAGTLTTGNLDPKAAVIAGPPGPASYSSKSSIVAYNNIGQAVTLDVYMSHTATAAGSDTWQIQAYDSATGASVGAATTFTFDTTATGKGTLAAASPTTLAFTVPGGAAMTMDLSNMTQVGTDFSFKATVNGSVPSAIDKVDVDDTGHVTAVLKNGQTLTLFTIMLADVASPDNLTPEPGNVYSTNMNSGNAQAGNAGTGGLGTIQSGALEDSNVDLADELTGMIEAQRGFTANSKSFQTGADLLDVVVNLKR; encoded by the coding sequence ATGAGCCTGTATGGTGTTATGCGCACCGGCGTTTCCGGAATGGGCGCGCAGTCCAACAAGCTGTCGACGGTCTCGGACAACATCGCGAACGTCAACACGACCGGCTACAAGCGGGCCTCGACCGAGTTCTCCTCGCTGATCCTCAAGAGCGGCTCCGGCAACTACGACTCCGGCGCCGTCGAGACCACGGTGCGCTACGCCATCAGCGATGCCGGACATACGCAGTTCACCACGTCGACCACGGACCTCGCCGTCCAGGGCAACGGCTTCTTCGTGGTGTCGAATGCCAACAACACGCAACAATATCTGACGCGCGCCGGCTCGTTCGTGCCGGACAGCCAGGGCAATCTGGTCAATGCGGCCGGCTACTACCTTCTGGGCCAGCCCGGTAACGTGACCAATTTCTCGCAGAACAGCCTGTCCGGCATGCAGATCGTCAACATCGCCCAGGTTTCGCAGGTGCCCGTGCCGTCGACGGCGGGGACGCTCACGACCGGCAATCTGGATCCGAAAGCGGCCGTGATCGCTGGCCCGCCCGGCCCGGCCTCATACTCGTCGAAGAGCTCGATCGTGGCCTACAACAATATCGGCCAGGCCGTTACGCTTGACGTCTACATGTCCCACACCGCAACGGCCGCCGGTTCGGACACCTGGCAGATTCAGGCTTACGACTCCGCGACGGGTGCGTCGGTCGGCGCCGCCACCACTTTCACCTTCGATACGACCGCAACCGGCAAAGGCACGCTGGCCGCGGCGAGCCCGACGACTCTCGCCTTCACCGTCCCCGGCGGTGCGGCGATGACCATGGACCTGTCGAACATGACGCAGGTCGGAACCGACTTCAGCTTCAAGGCGACCGTCAATGGCAGCGTTCCCTCGGCCATCGACAAGGTCGATGTCGACGATACAGGCCACGTGACGGCGGTCCTCAAGAACGGACAGACGCTGACGCTCTTCACCATCATGCTTGCCGACGTCGCGAGCCCCGACAATCTGACACCGGAGCCGGGCAACGTCTATTCGACCAACATGAACTCCGGCAACGCGCAGGCCGGGAATGCCGGCACCGGCGGCCTCGGCACGATCCAGTCCGGCGCCCTGGAAGACTCGAACGTCGACCTTGCGGACGAGCTGACCGGGATGATCGAGGCGCAGCGCGGCTTCACCGCGAACTCGAAATCGTTCCAGACCGGCGCTGACCTGCTCGACGTCGTCGTCAACCTGAAGCGCTGA
- a CDS encoding transglycosylase SLT domain-containing protein, which translates to MIRTWASRLVAALFICSAGTAAAATDNARPCEREMARASQQHGIPLGILYAVGLTETGRRGALYPYALGAEGQTVFAKDMDDAIANFEAMRAKGIKLIDLGCMQINHYYHGDKFTSVRAMFDPARNVEYAARFLKELKQREGSWTMAVARYNAGPNNQPAQKRYVCHIVAHLVSSGFGAWTDKARSFCQPKTT; encoded by the coding sequence TCGTCGCGGCCCTGTTTATCTGTAGCGCCGGCACTGCGGCAGCGGCGACCGACAATGCGCGCCCCTGCGAGCGCGAGATGGCGCGTGCGTCCCAGCAGCACGGCATTCCGCTCGGCATTCTCTATGCGGTCGGCCTGACCGAAACCGGGCGGCGCGGCGCGCTCTATCCTTACGCGCTCGGAGCGGAAGGGCAGACCGTGTTCGCCAAGGACATGGATGATGCGATCGCGAATTTCGAAGCGATGCGCGCCAAGGGCATCAAGCTGATCGATCTCGGCTGCATGCAGATCAACCACTACTATCACGGCGACAAGTTCACGTCCGTGCGCGCGATGTTCGATCCCGCCAGGAACGTGGAATATGCGGCGCGCTTCCTGAAGGAGCTGAAGCAGCGCGAGGGCAGCTGGACCATGGCGGTCGCCCGCTACAACGCCGGCCCCAACAATCAGCCGGCGCAGAAGCGCTATGTCTGCCACATCGTCGCGCATCTCGTCTCGAGCGGCTTCGGCGCGTGGACCGACAAGGCGCGCTCGTTCTGTCAACCCAAGACGACATGA